One Edaphobacter flagellatus genomic region harbors:
- the lepB gene encoding signal peptidase I, which yields MIISVAVSTFIIIFLYQPVRVEGTSMLPMLEDQDRLFINKLAYRVGSIQRGDVVVFLYPHDHQKSYIKRVIGLPGDTLRIDHGRVFVNGKELVEKYVPPRFTDDRSLPETVVPQHEYFVMGDHRSISSDSRDFGPVNRELIYGKAAFVYWPVEQAGVVR from the coding sequence CTGATCATCTCGGTCGCTGTTTCGACCTTCATCATCATCTTTCTCTACCAGCCCGTCCGTGTTGAAGGCACAAGCATGCTGCCCATGCTTGAAGATCAGGACAGGCTCTTCATCAACAAGCTCGCGTATCGCGTGGGCAGCATCCAGCGCGGCGATGTCGTGGTGTTTCTCTACCCGCACGATCATCAGAAGAGCTATATCAAGCGCGTCATCGGTCTCCCTGGCGACACACTGCGTATCGACCATGGACGCGTCTTCGTCAACGGTAAGGAGCTGGTCGAAAAGTATGTTCCTCCTCGTTTTACTGACGACCGCTCACTGCCGGAGACCGTTGTGCCGCAGCACGAGTACTTCGTCATGGGAGATCATCGCTCCATCTCCAGCGACAGCCGCGACTTTGGCCCCGTCAATCGCGAGCTGATCTACGGCAAGGCAGCCTTTGTCTATTGGCCTGTGGAGCAGGCGGGCGTAGTTCGCTAA
- the tpiA gene encoding triose-phosphate isomerase, with protein sequence MRKPLIAANWKMYKTPAESTAFLTSFYPLVKSNQTTEIVLCPPMTSLQALTDAARGKSVFIGAQTMHWLNEGAYTGETSPSMLTAIGATHVLVGHSERRQYFNETDTTVNLKLKSALAHGLTPIVCVGEHLNERETNLTADVLNLQVSVALEGIDPATLGPLVIAYEPVWAIGTGRTATPEIAEAAHKIIRAKIAAIAGAEVAAATRILYGGSVKPDNASALCGLEDIDGALVGGASLDPVSFSQIVINATKA encoded by the coding sequence ATGCGAAAACCACTGATTGCTGCCAACTGGAAGATGTACAAGACGCCTGCTGAGTCGACGGCTTTTCTTACCAGCTTCTATCCGCTGGTTAAGTCGAACCAGACGACTGAGATTGTTCTCTGCCCTCCGATGACGTCGCTTCAGGCGTTGACGGATGCTGCGCGTGGGAAGTCAGTCTTTATTGGCGCGCAAACGATGCACTGGTTGAACGAGGGCGCCTATACGGGCGAGACCTCGCCCAGCATGCTCACGGCTATCGGCGCAACGCATGTGCTGGTTGGTCACTCAGAACGGCGGCAGTACTTCAACGAGACGGACACGACGGTCAACCTGAAGCTGAAGTCGGCGCTGGCGCATGGCCTTACCCCGATTGTCTGTGTGGGCGAACACCTCAACGAACGTGAGACGAATCTGACGGCCGATGTGCTGAACCTGCAGGTCTCGGTCGCGCTAGAGGGGATCGATCCGGCGACGCTTGGGCCGCTGGTGATTGCTTATGAGCCTGTGTGGGCCATCGGTACGGGGCGCACGGCTACGCCGGAGATTGCAGAAGCGGCCCACAAGATCATTCGGGCCAAGATCGCTGCGATTGCCGGAGCTGAAGTCGCGGCGGCAACACGCATTCTGTATGGAGGCTCCGTGAAGCCGGACAATGCCTCGGCACTGTGCGGTCTTGAAGACATCGATGGCGCGCTGGTTGGCGGGGCCTCGCTTGATCCGGTTTCCTTCAGCCAGATTGTGATCAACGCAACCAAAGCATAG
- a CDS encoding serine hydrolase, translating into MSHHGHVALYAKDLKSSRVVAIDADHPVQTASVIKLAILFEAMEQVRSGKARWDEKLTLAKGDGVSGSGVLTFFDTPLSLTLKDVLTMMVIVSDNTATNLAIDRFGVDAVNGRIAWLGLKDTHLYKKIGKPSTAPMPADQPKFGLGKTTAREMEVIMERIGRCQLGAVGEPMQQGDAAICQTALTMLRNQFYRNTIPRYLETLDSSETGSGIGSKTGSLNAVRNDVAIVAGKSGPMILSIFTYENEDKSWTADNQAEMMIAKLARQIVEAWSPEGIDGRNLLPGLGLTGDAAASSPAGASK; encoded by the coding sequence ATGAGCCATCACGGGCACGTCGCTCTCTACGCGAAAGACCTTAAATCGAGCAGGGTTGTAGCTATCGATGCGGACCATCCCGTGCAGACGGCCTCTGTCATCAAGCTGGCGATTCTGTTTGAAGCCATGGAGCAGGTCCGTTCCGGCAAGGCTCGCTGGGACGAAAAGCTGACCCTGGCCAAGGGAGACGGAGTCAGCGGCTCGGGCGTGCTGACCTTCTTCGATACGCCACTCTCCCTGACGCTCAAGGATGTCCTGACCATGATGGTCATCGTCAGCGACAATACGGCTACGAATCTCGCCATTGATCGTTTTGGCGTCGATGCCGTCAACGGCCGCATCGCGTGGCTGGGATTGAAGGATACCCATCTTTATAAGAAGATCGGCAAGCCGTCGACAGCGCCCATGCCTGCCGATCAACCGAAGTTCGGGCTCGGCAAGACCACCGCTCGCGAGATGGAAGTCATTATGGAAAGGATCGGCCGCTGCCAGCTCGGTGCTGTAGGTGAGCCCATGCAGCAGGGAGACGCCGCGATCTGTCAGACGGCGCTGACCATGCTGCGTAACCAGTTCTATCGCAATACGATTCCGCGCTATCTCGAGACGCTGGACTCCAGCGAGACCGGTTCAGGCATCGGCAGCAAGACCGGGAGCCTGAACGCTGTCCGTAACGATGTAGCCATCGTGGCCGGCAAATCCGGCCCCATGATTTTGTCGATCTTTACCTACGAAAATGAAGATAAAAGCTGGACTGCGGACAATCAGGCTGAGATGATGATTGCAAAGCTCGCAAGACAGATCGTCGAAGCATGGTCCCCCGAAGGCATTGATGGCAGGAATCTGCTTCCAGGTCTGGGACTTACAGGAGATGCCGCAGCTAGTTCACCTGCTGGTGCGTCTAAATAA
- a CDS encoding phosphoglycerate kinase: protein MSKLSVRDIDLTNKRVLIRVDFNVPLAIDGPDSAPRITDDTRIRETIPTIEYCLRRKARVILCSHLGRPKGKVVPSMSLRPVVDRLRELLDHVISDDENVAFSPDCVGDIASEMVAGLEPGQPLLLENLRFHAEEEKNDPAFAKQLASLCDIYVNDAFGSAHRAHASTEGITHYVPVSVAGLLMEKELTYLSKAVSDPIKPFVAIIGGAKVSDKIEVIDSLLDRATSLIIGGGMAYTFLNAKGQETGKSLVEADKIDVAKAALAKAEKKGVNFLLPIDHVLADKFAADAKTQIFSGTGAFPADWMGLDIGPASIDLFKKEIADAITIVWNGPMGVFEMPAFAKGTNAVAKAVAANQDATSIVGGGDSVAAIKQSGVADKISHISTGGGASLEFLEGKVLPGVAALTDK, encoded by the coding sequence ATGTCGAAGCTGTCCGTCCGCGATATCGATCTGACCAACAAGCGCGTACTTATTCGTGTTGACTTCAATGTTCCGCTCGCTATCGATGGGCCGGACAGCGCTCCACGCATCACTGACGATACGCGCATCCGCGAGACGATCCCGACCATTGAGTACTGCCTGCGTCGCAAAGCGCGCGTGATTTTGTGCTCGCACCTGGGACGGCCTAAGGGCAAAGTGGTGCCGTCGATGAGCCTGCGTCCTGTGGTGGACCGGCTGCGCGAGCTGCTGGATCACGTTATCAGCGATGACGAAAATGTCGCCTTCTCGCCGGATTGCGTGGGTGACATTGCCAGCGAGATGGTCGCTGGCCTGGAGCCCGGGCAACCGCTGCTGCTTGAGAATCTGCGCTTCCATGCTGAAGAAGAGAAGAACGATCCGGCGTTTGCGAAGCAGCTTGCGTCGCTGTGCGATATCTATGTCAACGATGCATTTGGCTCGGCCCATCGCGCTCATGCTTCGACGGAGGGTATCACGCATTATGTGCCTGTCTCCGTGGCCGGGCTGCTGATGGAGAAAGAGCTGACCTATCTGAGCAAGGCGGTCAGCGATCCGATCAAGCCCTTTGTTGCAATCATTGGCGGCGCAAAGGTTTCCGACAAGATTGAGGTGATCGACAGCCTGCTGGATCGAGCGACATCGCTGATCATCGGCGGAGGCATGGCTTATACCTTTCTGAACGCGAAGGGACAGGAGACGGGGAAGTCTCTGGTGGAGGCCGACAAGATTGATGTAGCCAAGGCTGCGCTGGCAAAGGCGGAGAAGAAGGGCGTCAACTTCCTTCTTCCGATCGATCATGTTCTGGCCGATAAGTTCGCCGCCGATGCGAAGACGCAGATCTTCTCGGGCACAGGCGCCTTCCCTGCTGACTGGATGGGGCTGGATATCGGCCCTGCTTCGATTGATCTGTTCAAGAAAGAGATCGCCGACGCCATTACCATCGTGTGGAACGGGCCGATGGGCGTCTTCGAGATGCCTGCCTTCGCTAAAGGGACAAACGCCGTTGCCAAGGCCGTTGCAGCGAATCAGGATGCGACCAGCATCGTCGGTGGCGGTGATTCGGTGGCTGCGATCAAGCAGTCGGGCGTGGCCGATAAGATCTCGCATATCTCGACCGGAGGCGGTGCGAGTCTTGAGTTTCTCGAGGGCAAGGTATTGCCGGGAGTGGCTGCACTGACGGACAAGTAA
- the murQ gene encoding N-acetylmuramic acid 6-phosphate etherase produces MATLTMIESTPPSKSAQNGPDEFFGLVTETSNSASEGLDTKSALEIARIINHEDNKIAAAVKKALPEIAIVIDTVARSLRDGGRLIYVGAGSSGRIASLDASECPPTFSTAPAQVQYIMAGGPKALASASDVNEDSPELGQRDIARRRPTRKDIVIGVSASGRTPYVVGAVEYARARGAKTAAVTCNLNTALADVADTTIIAEVGPEVISGSTRMKSASAQKMILNMITTGAMTRLGYVYDNLMVNVHMKNAKLVERGIRVLMKVCNIDRETAIRTIKSAGKSIPIAVVMLKANVDKMEAVRRLAKSDGNVRLAIDDSRLEL; encoded by the coding sequence ATGGCTACACTCACCATGATCGAGTCGACCCCGCCGTCGAAATCCGCTCAAAACGGCCCCGACGAGTTCTTTGGACTCGTCACGGAGACATCTAACTCTGCCTCTGAAGGTCTCGATACGAAGTCCGCTCTCGAGATCGCACGCATCATCAACCACGAAGACAACAAGATTGCCGCCGCCGTGAAGAAGGCTCTCCCGGAGATTGCCATCGTCATCGACACGGTCGCCCGCTCGCTTCGCGATGGTGGACGGTTGATCTATGTTGGAGCAGGCTCGTCCGGTCGCATTGCGTCGTTGGATGCTTCCGAATGCCCACCAACCTTTTCGACCGCTCCAGCGCAGGTGCAGTACATCATGGCCGGTGGACCGAAGGCATTGGCCTCGGCCTCCGACGTCAATGAGGACTCGCCGGAGTTGGGCCAGCGCGATATTGCACGCCGACGCCCGACACGCAAGGACATTGTTATTGGCGTCTCCGCATCGGGGCGCACGCCTTACGTTGTTGGCGCGGTGGAGTATGCACGCGCTCGCGGAGCCAAGACCGCAGCAGTGACCTGCAACCTGAATACAGCTTTGGCTGATGTAGCCGACACGACTATCATTGCTGAGGTTGGTCCAGAGGTGATCTCCGGCTCAACCCGCATGAAGTCAGCATCTGCCCAGAAGATGATCCTGAATATGATCACGACGGGCGCGATGACGCGGCTTGGTTATGTGTACGACAACCTGATGGTGAACGTGCACATGAAGAATGCGAAGCTGGTTGAGCGTGGCATTCGCGTTCTGATGAAAGTCTGCAATATCGACCGTGAAACAGCGATCCGCACCATCAAATCCGCCGGTAAATCGATTCCAATCGCGGTTGTCATGTTGAAGGCGAACGTCGACAAGATGGAAGCGGTTCGCCGTCTGGCGAAGTCGGATGGCAATGTCCGGCTGGCAATCGACGACTCGCGGTTGGAGTTATAA
- a CDS encoding FAD-dependent oxidoreductase: protein MNRRSFLQNSAAFAGCSAVGLAGCTKKIVQAPIAGTPALPFYDALAPIAPIRAHVDRIFRITVCLRPFRPAGPRLDVERLGDSVVIHNYGHGGSGWSLSWGSADVVVRKALDASNGKKELAVIGCGALGLTAAITAQRAGFRVTIYAKERPPFVRSSRATGSWTPDSRIALTSAAGSGFPALWESMARTSFSMYQSYLGMPGSPIEWTDRYALFDQSREERAAQEPPQVHDFAHYMERIDDITPRSERIPEGMHPFPTKYVFRSSSLTFNVADYARQLMNDFLIAGGKIETQEFHSPQEMTLLPQPVILNCTGYGARQLWSDESVVPIRGQIAWLIPQEGVRYGLFYKGLYVLARRDGIVVQPGTGGEDEGWNDTNEQPDRAAAAAGVEVLQELYSRMEKMKQRT, encoded by the coding sequence ATGAATCGTCGTTCCTTCCTTCAGAATTCTGCTGCCTTTGCCGGATGCAGCGCAGTGGGTTTGGCCGGATGCACCAAAAAGATAGTGCAGGCGCCCATAGCTGGAACGCCAGCGCTTCCGTTCTACGATGCTCTGGCGCCAATCGCTCCTATTCGCGCGCATGTCGACAGGATCTTCCGTATCACCGTATGTCTGCGGCCATTCCGCCCTGCCGGCCCGCGGCTTGATGTTGAACGTCTGGGAGACAGCGTTGTGATTCACAACTATGGGCACGGTGGAAGCGGTTGGTCGCTCTCATGGGGATCGGCCGATGTCGTCGTGCGAAAAGCGCTGGATGCATCGAATGGAAAGAAAGAACTCGCTGTTATCGGCTGTGGAGCGCTCGGCCTGACAGCGGCGATTACGGCACAGCGAGCGGGGTTTCGCGTAACGATCTATGCGAAGGAGCGCCCGCCGTTTGTGCGCTCGTCGCGGGCCACAGGTTCCTGGACGCCGGATTCGCGCATTGCTCTCACCTCCGCTGCTGGTTCCGGGTTTCCTGCGCTATGGGAATCGATGGCGCGCACCTCGTTCTCCATGTATCAGAGCTATCTTGGGATGCCGGGAAGTCCGATTGAGTGGACAGATCGGTATGCGCTGTTCGATCAATCCCGCGAAGAGCGTGCGGCGCAAGAGCCCCCGCAGGTCCATGACTTCGCGCATTACATGGAACGTATCGACGATATAACGCCGCGATCGGAGCGTATTCCGGAGGGCATGCATCCTTTCCCTACCAAGTATGTGTTCCGTAGCTCTTCGCTTACCTTCAATGTGGCAGACTACGCGCGTCAGTTGATGAATGACTTCCTGATCGCTGGCGGCAAGATCGAGACGCAGGAATTCCATTCGCCGCAGGAGATGACGTTGTTGCCTCAACCCGTCATCCTCAATTGCACAGGATACGGCGCCCGCCAGCTCTGGTCGGATGAAAGTGTTGTTCCCATTCGCGGTCAGATTGCATGGCTCATTCCGCAGGAAGGCGTCCGCTACGGCCTGTTCTACAAGGGCCTCTACGTGCTTGCACGACGCGATGGTATCGTTGTGCAGCCGGGAACCGGCGGCGAAGACGAAGGCTGGAACGATACCAATGAGCAACCCGACAGAGCCGCCGCCGCCGCGGGGGTTGAAGTCTTGCAGGAGCTCTACTCTCGCATGGAGAAGATGAAGCAGCGCACCTGA
- a CDS encoding ribonucleoside-diphosphate reductase subunit alpha: MATAQATLTDLDPNFPLADTAPQMQVRKRNGTLEPVDVNKIVRAVQRCCHGLPHVDPIRVASKTIGGLFDGASTRELDAISIQTAAALIAEEPEYSRLAARLLLATIEKEVAGQNIYSFSQSIEVGHREGVVSKEAAEFVAANARKLNSAIDTHLSDRFEYFGLRTVYDRYLLRHPITRQVIETPQYFFMRVSAGLSVRVSEAADFYRLLASHDYLPSSPTLFNSGTKHSQMSSCYLIDSPKDSLDSIYDSYKQIALLSKFSGGIGLAFHRVRSEGSLIRATNGLSNGIVPWLRTLDASVAAVNQGGKRKGACCVYLEPWHADIESFLEMRDNTGDQARRTYNLNLANWIPDLFMKRVDEDGMWSLFDPKVVPHLPDLYGEEFERAYVAAEAEQKYMRQVKARDLYARMMRTLAETGNGWMVFKDACNIKCNQTGLPQNVVHLSNLCTEITEVTSSEETAVCNLGSINLARHVTDGAFDFEKLAATVRQAVPMLDRVIDINYYPVPQAASANSRWRPVGLGLMGLQDVFFQLRYVFDSPEARALSAKIQEEIYFHALTVSCELAEQHGPHAAFQESRAAKGEFQFDLWNIKPENSQRWEQLRERIRKNGLRNSLVIAIAPTATIASIVGCYECIEPQISNLFKRETLSGEFMQINRYLVLELKQLGLWSEAMRTRIKLAEGSIQGISEIPEDVRSIYRTVWEMPMRSLIDMAADRGAYIDQSQSLNLFAESPNIGRLSSMYMYAWKRGIKTTYYLRSRPATRIAKTTVSAASQSTVVPAMNASASVSCSLDNPEACEACQ; the protein is encoded by the coding sequence ATGGCGACGGCGCAGGCGACCCTCACTGACCTCGATCCGAATTTTCCATTAGCCGATACCGCGCCGCAGATGCAGGTGCGCAAACGCAACGGCACGCTTGAGCCGGTAGACGTCAACAAGATTGTGCGCGCCGTCCAGCGCTGCTGCCACGGCCTGCCGCACGTCGATCCCATCCGCGTAGCCAGCAAGACCATTGGTGGCCTGTTCGACGGAGCATCGACGCGCGAGCTGGATGCGATCTCTATTCAGACAGCGGCAGCGCTGATTGCCGAAGAGCCGGAGTATTCAAGGCTGGCAGCTCGCTTATTGCTGGCGACCATTGAAAAAGAAGTCGCGGGACAGAACATCTACTCCTTCTCTCAGTCGATTGAAGTTGGGCATCGCGAAGGAGTGGTTTCGAAGGAGGCGGCTGAATTTGTTGCAGCCAACGCGCGCAAGCTGAATAGCGCGATCGATACGCATCTCTCCGATCGCTTCGAGTACTTCGGCCTTCGCACGGTGTACGACCGTTATCTGTTGCGCCATCCTATAACGCGGCAGGTCATTGAGACGCCGCAATACTTCTTCATGCGCGTCTCTGCGGGACTTTCTGTGCGCGTCAGCGAGGCCGCGGATTTCTACCGGCTGTTAGCTTCGCATGATTATCTGCCGAGCTCGCCCACACTATTCAATAGCGGGACGAAGCACTCGCAGATGTCGTCATGCTATCTGATCGATTCACCGAAGGATTCACTGGATTCGATCTATGACTCTTACAAGCAGATTGCCTTGTTGTCGAAGTTCTCTGGTGGCATTGGCCTTGCCTTCCATCGTGTGCGCTCAGAAGGATCGTTGATTCGCGCAACCAACGGCCTCTCGAATGGAATCGTTCCGTGGTTGCGCACGTTGGATGCTTCTGTTGCCGCGGTGAATCAGGGAGGCAAACGCAAAGGAGCATGCTGCGTATATCTCGAGCCCTGGCATGCCGATATCGAATCCTTCCTGGAGATGCGTGACAATACAGGCGATCAGGCGCGGAGAACGTACAACCTGAATCTTGCCAACTGGATTCCTGACCTTTTCATGAAGCGAGTGGATGAGGATGGGATGTGGTCACTCTTCGATCCGAAGGTCGTGCCGCATCTGCCGGACCTCTATGGTGAAGAGTTCGAACGTGCTTATGTGGCAGCTGAAGCCGAACAGAAGTATATGCGGCAGGTCAAGGCGCGCGATCTCTACGCGCGTATGATGCGTACGCTGGCGGAGACCGGTAATGGATGGATGGTCTTCAAGGATGCATGCAACATCAAATGCAACCAGACAGGACTGCCGCAGAATGTGGTGCATCTCTCCAATCTGTGCACGGAGATCACGGAGGTTACCTCATCTGAGGAGACAGCAGTGTGCAACCTCGGCTCAATCAATCTCGCGCGTCATGTGACCGACGGCGCCTTTGATTTCGAGAAGCTGGCCGCTACCGTGCGGCAGGCAGTGCCCATGCTGGATCGCGTCATTGACATCAACTACTATCCCGTTCCTCAGGCAGCCTCAGCCAATAGTCGCTGGAGACCCGTGGGCCTGGGTCTGATGGGACTGCAGGATGTCTTCTTCCAGCTCCGTTATGTCTTCGATTCGCCGGAAGCACGAGCTCTGTCCGCGAAGATTCAGGAGGAGATTTACTTTCACGCGCTCACCGTCTCCTGCGAGCTCGCCGAACAGCACGGCCCACATGCGGCGTTTCAGGAGTCGCGCGCAGCGAAAGGTGAGTTTCAATTTGATCTGTGGAACATTAAGCCTGAGAACAGTCAGCGGTGGGAGCAGCTTCGCGAGCGCATCAGAAAAAATGGCTTGCGCAATTCGTTGGTGATTGCCATTGCTCCAACAGCAACGATTGCGTCTATCGTCGGTTGCTATGAGTGCATTGAGCCACAGATTTCGAATCTCTTCAAGCGCGAGACCCTGTCTGGCGAGTTCATGCAGATCAATCGCTATCTGGTGTTGGAGCTAAAGCAGCTCGGCCTTTGGTCAGAGGCGATGCGTACGCGTATCAAACTTGCAGAAGGCTCGATTCAGGGCATCAGCGAGATTCCCGAAGACGTACGATCCATCTATCGCACGGTATGGGAGATGCCGATGCGATCCTTGATCGACATGGCAGCAGACCGCGGAGCCTACATCGACCAGAGCCAGTCGCTGAATCTCTTTGCCGAGTCGCCCAACATCGGCCGCCTCAGCTCGATGTACATGTATGCCTGGAAGCGTGGCATTAAGACGACCTACTATCTGCGCTCCCGCCCCGCCACCAGGATCGCAAAAACAACTGTATCCGCCGCATCGCAGAGCACTGTGGTGCCTGCAATGAATGCGTCGGCGAGCGTTTCCTGCTCGCTTGATAATCCCGAAGCATGCGAAGCCTGCCAGTAA
- a CDS encoding VWA domain-containing protein has product MRLRLVGLTPLFAVLAAATLSLEAQSVPTIQVETHLIDSTFSVHDAEGRIISNLTQDDFAVAEDGVPQKIRFFANHTTLPLSIGLVIDESGSQEKFVREHEKDIQAFLDALLSPQDQAFALCFGNHLRLVSDYTASAAAITDGIRRFDKGKADFPEIGPIEKRELGTALYDAIYFSVREKMASIRQRRKIILILSDGEENSSEHDLIDAIEAAQNGNVLIYAIRYTEMEHGQMTARNRYGVRVLDHLTSQTGGRVFDAHTTNVKAAFAEIAEELRGLYEVAYQSTNPVRDGTYRKILIQSKQPAMTVRSRTGYYAR; this is encoded by the coding sequence ATGCGCCTTCGACTGGTGGGCCTGACACCCCTGTTTGCTGTACTTGCCGCGGCAACCCTGTCACTGGAGGCGCAATCGGTGCCGACGATTCAGGTAGAGACCCACCTAATCGACTCGACCTTCAGCGTGCATGATGCCGAAGGCCGCATCATCTCGAACCTCACGCAGGATGATTTTGCTGTTGCGGAAGATGGCGTTCCGCAGAAGATCCGTTTCTTTGCCAACCATACGACGCTGCCCCTGAGCATTGGCCTGGTGATCGACGAGAGCGGCAGTCAGGAGAAGTTCGTCAGAGAACATGAGAAGGACATACAAGCGTTTCTGGATGCGCTGCTTAGCCCACAGGATCAGGCCTTCGCGCTCTGTTTCGGCAACCACCTGCGGCTGGTGAGCGACTACACTGCATCGGCGGCGGCAATTACGGATGGGATCAGGCGTTTCGACAAGGGAAAAGCCGATTTTCCGGAGATCGGCCCGATAGAGAAACGGGAGTTGGGGACGGCTCTGTACGATGCGATCTACTTCTCCGTTCGGGAGAAGATGGCCAGCATTCGCCAGCGACGCAAGATCATTCTCATCCTCAGCGATGGCGAGGAGAACTCAAGCGAGCATGACCTGATCGACGCCATCGAGGCGGCGCAGAATGGGAATGTGCTGATCTATGCGATTCGCTACACGGAGATGGAACACGGACAAATGACGGCACGGAATCGCTATGGCGTACGCGTTCTCGATCATCTGACGTCACAGACCGGCGGCCGGGTCTTTGACGCACACACAACAAACGTGAAGGCTGCCTTTGCCGAGATTGCGGAAGAACTGCGGGGACTCTACGAGGTTGCCTACCAGTCCACCAACCCGGTTCGCGATGGGACGTATCGCAAGATCCTGATTCAATCGAAGCAGCCAGCAATGACTGTGCGGTCGCGGACTGGGTATTACGCTCGTTGA
- a CDS encoding ribonucleotide-diphosphate reductase subunit beta, which translates to MSTQAPNAILDPGLSLTLRPMRYPIFFEMFKDGIRNTWTVEEVDFSTDLVDLRSRLTPAEIHLIQRLVAFFATGDSIVSNNLVLNLYKHINSPEARLYLSRQLFEEAVHVQFYLTLLDNYVPDPDERAAAFAAVENIPSITKKAQFCMRWMDSIQKLDELQTAAQRKQFLLNLVCFAGCIEGLFFFAAFAYVYFLRSRGLLNGLAAGTNWVFRDESCHLEFAFEVVNVVRAEEPELFDAELEQQIVEMMKDAVNCELQFAEDLLSGGVAGLSVREMRQYLEYVADSRVVRLGMAPIFGSKNPFAFMELQDVQELTNFFERRVSAYQVAVAGEVAFHEDF; encoded by the coding sequence ATGTCGACACAAGCACCGAATGCCATCCTTGATCCTGGCCTTTCCCTTACGCTGCGGCCGATGCGTTATCCCATCTTCTTTGAAATGTTCAAGGATGGGATTCGCAATACATGGACTGTGGAAGAGGTCGATTTCTCGACCGATCTCGTCGATCTGCGTTCGCGCCTGACGCCCGCAGAGATCCATCTGATTCAGCGATTGGTCGCGTTCTTCGCCACGGGAGACTCGATCGTTTCGAACAACCTTGTTCTCAACCTGTACAAGCACATCAACTCTCCTGAGGCTCGACTCTATCTGTCGCGGCAGCTCTTTGAAGAGGCGGTGCACGTCCAGTTCTATCTCACGCTTCTGGATAACTATGTTCCGGATCCGGATGAGCGCGCAGCAGCATTTGCTGCGGTCGAGAACATTCCGTCGATTACGAAGAAGGCTCAGTTCTGCATGCGTTGGATGGACTCCATCCAGAAGCTGGATGAGCTGCAAACGGCGGCGCAAAGGAAGCAGTTTCTGCTGAATCTCGTCTGTTTCGCAGGGTGTATCGAAGGGCTCTTCTTTTTTGCCGCATTTGCTTACGTCTATTTCCTGCGTTCGCGAGGTCTGCTGAATGGTCTGGCTGCGGGGACAAATTGGGTCTTCCGCGATGAAAGCTGCCATCTTGAATTTGCGTTTGAGGTGGTTAATGTTGTTCGCGCAGAAGAGCCGGAGCTGTTCGACGCTGAGCTTGAACAGCAGATCGTAGAGATGATGAAAGACGCGGTAAACTGCGAGCTGCAGTTTGCAGAAGATCTTCTTTCCGGCGGCGTAGCAGGCCTGTCTGTACGTGAGATGCGCCAGTATCTGGAGTATGTTGCAGACTCACGCGTTGTACGTCTGGGCATGGCACCGATCTTCGGATCGAAGAATCCCTTCGCCTTCATGGAGCTGCAGGATGTGCAGGAGCTGACGAATTTCTTTGAGCGTCGAGTCTCGGCGTATCAGGTGGCTGTCGCTGGCGAGGTGGCTTTCCACGAAGACTTTTAG